The Cellulomonas wangleii genome includes a region encoding these proteins:
- a CDS encoding sensor histidine kinase: MSTTVEATTAPPLPDEVPLADDVRVVAPMLTGGRALGLAPVSGATWAGAGQIVLAAAVSLAASVLLVTGVALGIGLVVLVVGVPLLVLTLVLARGYGAGERARLRAQLGVVVLPPAPGPGAPYHPRTWWPWLRDARSWAALAHALLTCLLAWTAGSVALSVAAFALVVPAAPFAGRVHAIHLVLLVPGAVAALWLAALVVQLTNLAQVRLTRTLLGGRSRAEAERAARAAEQRADVAEDRAEHLRETRTAAVVAADEERRRIERDLHDGAQQRLVALGVELGVARRAAAQDPAAAVAAIDAAHGEVKEVLAELRDLVRGVHPAVLTDRGLDAALSALAARCPVPVDVDAHGVGDGVGSQAQAAAYFVVAEALTNVAKHATATRATVRAAVDGDRLRIEVADDGAGGAHTAPGGGLDGLRRRVEALDGTFHLVSPAGRGTVLTVEVPCAS; the protein is encoded by the coding sequence ATGAGCACAACCGTCGAGGCCACCACCGCGCCTCCGCTCCCGGACGAGGTCCCGCTCGCCGACGACGTGCGCGTCGTCGCGCCGATGCTCACCGGCGGTCGCGCGCTCGGGCTGGCACCGGTCTCGGGTGCCACCTGGGCCGGCGCCGGGCAGATCGTCCTGGCGGCGGCCGTGAGCCTCGCGGCGTCCGTCCTGCTCGTCACCGGGGTGGCGCTCGGGATCGGGCTGGTGGTGCTCGTCGTCGGCGTGCCGCTGCTCGTCCTGACGCTGGTCCTGGCCCGCGGGTACGGCGCCGGGGAGCGCGCGCGGCTGCGGGCCCAGCTCGGCGTCGTCGTGCTGCCGCCCGCACCCGGCCCCGGGGCGCCGTACCACCCGCGCACGTGGTGGCCGTGGCTGCGCGACGCCCGCTCGTGGGCGGCCCTCGCGCACGCGCTGCTCACGTGCCTCCTGGCGTGGACCGCCGGGTCCGTCGCCCTGAGCGTGGCGGCGTTCGCGCTCGTCGTGCCCGCCGCACCGTTCGCGGGGCGGGTCCACGCGATCCACCTCGTGCTCCTCGTCCCCGGGGCCGTGGCGGCGCTGTGGCTCGCGGCGCTCGTCGTGCAGCTCACGAACCTCGCGCAGGTCCGGCTGACGCGCACCCTGCTGGGAGGACGCTCGCGTGCTGAGGCCGAGCGCGCGGCACGGGCCGCCGAGCAGCGCGCCGACGTCGCCGAGGACCGCGCCGAGCACCTGCGCGAGACGCGCACGGCCGCCGTCGTGGCCGCCGACGAGGAGCGCCGCCGCATCGAGCGCGACCTGCACGACGGCGCCCAGCAGCGCCTCGTCGCGCTCGGCGTCGAGCTGGGCGTCGCACGCCGGGCCGCCGCGCAGGACCCCGCCGCGGCCGTCGCCGCGATCGACGCGGCGCACGGTGAGGTCAAGGAGGTGCTGGCCGAGCTCCGCGACCTCGTCCGGGGCGTCCACCCCGCCGTCCTCACCGACCGCGGCCTGGACGCCGCGCTGTCGGCACTCGCGGCCCGCTGCCCCGTGCCCGTCGACGTCGACGCCCACGGCGTCGGTGACGGCGTCGGGTCGCAGGCGCAGGCCGCGGCGTACTTCGTCGTCGCCGAGGCGCTCACCAACGTCGCCAAGCACGCGACCGCGACGCGGGCCACCGTCCGCGCGGCGGTCGACGGCGACCGGCTGCGCATCGAGGTCGCGGACGACGGCGCCGGCGGTGCGCACACCGCGCCCGGCGGCGGCCTGGACGGCCTGCGCCGCCGCGTCGAGGCGCTGGACGGCACGTTCCACCTCGTCAGCCCCGCCGGCCGGGGCACCGTGCTCACCGTGGAGGTGCCGTGCGCATCGTGA
- the arfA gene encoding arabinosylfuranosidase ArfA, translating into MQSGKLSIDPAFVVAPVNRRVFGSFVEHMGRCVYGGLYEPGHPTADEDGLRGDVLELVREMGVTAVRYPGGNFVSGYRWEDGVGPVEDRPTRLDPAWKTIETNAFGLNEFMRWARKADIEPVMAVNLGTRGIAEAVELLEYANHPKGTALSDLRVEHGAPEPHAIRTWCLGNEMDGPWQLGHKTAEEYGRLAAETARAMRQVEPDLELVACGSSGRGMATFGAWEDTVLEHTYELVDHVSAHAYYELDGDDRASFLASSVDMDKFIREVVATADAVGARLKSSKKIMISFDEWNVWYNKALTESGLPTDWTEAPRLSEDAYTVLDAVVVGSLLITLLQHSDRVAIACQAQLVNTIAPIRSEPDGPAWRQSIFHPFALTARHARGQVLDLRVDAPTLTTAKHGEVAVLDAVATHDAETGQLAVFVVNRDPAEAVAFATDLRGFGAATLTEAVLLADDDLFAANTMDEPDRVAPRPHTSAAVDGTTLRAELPPASWSMFRLQLS; encoded by the coding sequence ATGCAGAGCGGCAAGCTGTCGATCGACCCCGCCTTCGTCGTGGCCCCCGTCAACCGCCGGGTGTTCGGGTCGTTCGTCGAGCACATGGGTCGGTGCGTCTACGGCGGGCTGTACGAGCCCGGGCACCCGACCGCGGACGAGGACGGTCTGCGCGGCGACGTCCTGGAGCTGGTGCGGGAGATGGGCGTCACGGCCGTGCGCTACCCGGGCGGCAACTTCGTCTCCGGGTACCGGTGGGAGGACGGCGTCGGACCCGTCGAGGACCGCCCGACGCGCCTCGACCCGGCGTGGAAGACCATCGAGACCAACGCGTTCGGCCTCAACGAGTTCATGCGCTGGGCCCGCAAGGCCGACATCGAGCCGGTCATGGCCGTGAACCTCGGGACGCGCGGCATCGCCGAGGCCGTCGAGCTCCTGGAGTACGCGAACCACCCGAAGGGCACCGCGCTGTCCGACCTGCGCGTCGAGCACGGCGCGCCCGAGCCCCACGCCATCCGCACGTGGTGCCTCGGCAACGAGATGGACGGCCCCTGGCAGCTCGGGCACAAGACGGCCGAGGAGTACGGCCGCCTGGCGGCCGAGACCGCGCGCGCGATGCGCCAGGTCGAGCCCGACCTCGAGCTCGTCGCCTGCGGGTCCTCCGGCCGCGGGATGGCGACCTTCGGCGCCTGGGAGGACACGGTCCTCGAGCACACGTACGAGCTCGTCGACCACGTGTCCGCCCACGCCTACTACGAGCTCGACGGCGACGACCGGGCCAGCTTCCTCGCCTCGTCCGTCGACATGGACAAGTTCATCCGCGAGGTCGTCGCCACGGCCGACGCGGTCGGTGCGCGCCTGAAGTCGTCGAAGAAGATCATGATCTCGTTCGACGAGTGGAACGTCTGGTACAACAAGGCGCTCACCGAGTCCGGCCTGCCGACGGACTGGACGGAGGCTCCGCGGCTCAGCGAGGACGCGTACACGGTGCTCGACGCCGTGGTCGTCGGGTCGCTGCTCATCACGCTGCTGCAGCACAGCGACCGCGTCGCGATCGCGTGCCAGGCGCAGCTCGTCAACACGATCGCCCCGATCCGTTCCGAGCCCGACGGCCCGGCGTGGCGCCAGTCGATCTTCCACCCGTTCGCGCTCACGGCACGTCACGCGCGGGGCCAGGTGCTCGACCTGCGGGTGGACGCACCGACCCTCACCACCGCCAAGCACGGCGAGGTGGCGGTCCTGGACGCGGTCGCCACCCACGACGCCGAGACGGGACAGCTCGCCGTGTTCGTGGTCAACCGCGACCCCGCCGAAGCCGTCGCCTTCGCCACGGACCTGCGCGGGTTCGGCGCGGCGACCCTCACGGAGGCCGTCCTGCTCGCCGACGACGACCTGTTCGCGGCCAACACGATGGACGAGCCCGACCGCGTCGCGCCGCGGCCCCACACGTCGGCCGCGGTCGACGGCACGACGCTGCGCGCGGAGCTCCCGCCGGCGTCCTGGAGCATGTTCCGGCTCCAGCTGTCCTGA
- a CDS encoding ABC transporter substrate-binding protein, with protein MAGPRRYSALVAAGLAGALMLSACGGSSDEPAAAPADGEATKLDMWVFAELHADYYEQMADEWNELNPDRPVDLDVTVYPYQDMHNKLQLAVNAGSGLPDVVDIEVNKFANFVSEDGRTPLMDLSEAAKPYQDDIVQARLDLYTRAEKMLGFPMHVGAFVTFYNAALLEEAGIDYTTIETWDDFSEAGAKYNAATGKAFGIASTTVNFVEPLIVAQLGGNFFDENGDVDVANPDVVKAFEMQKAMLDAGAISTIPGGSPDDEQAFGVINSGDYAAVVYPAWYTSRFVDYMPDLAGDIAIAPAPVVEGSDVATIGGGGTGTAVIESSPKKDFAAEWLAFAKLSPEANVAVWEVLGFDPVNMSVWEDEAVTKDPENKFNKYFRTNLFDVLNEVKDGIGHFDGFANPNLPTLNNLFTTTTLTEVYENGVAPSQALEQAQKDLQNQIGQ; from the coding sequence ATGGCAGGACCACGCAGGTACTCGGCGCTCGTCGCGGCCGGCCTGGCCGGGGCGCTCATGCTCTCGGCGTGCGGCGGCAGCTCGGACGAGCCCGCCGCGGCCCCCGCCGACGGCGAGGCCACCAAGCTCGACATGTGGGTGTTCGCCGAGCTGCACGCGGACTACTACGAGCAGATGGCCGACGAGTGGAACGAGCTGAACCCTGACCGGCCCGTCGACCTCGACGTGACCGTCTACCCGTACCAGGACATGCACAACAAGCTGCAGCTCGCGGTCAACGCGGGCTCCGGGCTGCCGGACGTCGTCGACATCGAGGTCAACAAGTTCGCCAACTTCGTGTCGGAGGACGGCCGCACCCCGCTCATGGACCTGTCCGAGGCCGCCAAGCCCTACCAGGACGACATCGTCCAGGCGCGGCTGGACCTCTACACCCGCGCCGAGAAGATGCTCGGCTTCCCGATGCACGTCGGGGCGTTCGTGACGTTCTACAACGCGGCGCTCCTCGAGGAGGCCGGGATCGACTACACGACCATCGAGACGTGGGACGACTTCTCGGAGGCCGGGGCGAAGTACAACGCGGCGACCGGCAAGGCGTTCGGCATCGCCAGCACGACCGTCAACTTCGTCGAGCCGCTCATCGTCGCGCAGCTCGGGGGCAACTTCTTCGACGAGAACGGTGACGTCGACGTCGCCAACCCCGACGTCGTCAAGGCGTTCGAGATGCAGAAGGCCATGCTCGACGCGGGCGCGATCTCCACGATCCCCGGCGGCAGCCCCGACGACGAGCAGGCGTTCGGCGTCATCAACAGCGGCGACTACGCCGCCGTGGTGTACCCCGCCTGGTACACGTCGCGCTTCGTCGACTACATGCCCGACCTCGCCGGCGACATCGCGATCGCCCCGGCGCCCGTCGTCGAGGGCAGCGACGTCGCCACGATCGGTGGCGGCGGCACCGGCACGGCCGTCATCGAGTCCTCGCCCAAGAAGGACTTCGCGGCGGAGTGGCTCGCGTTCGCCAAGCTCTCGCCCGAGGCGAACGTCGCCGTGTGGGAGGTCCTCGGCTTCGACCCCGTCAACATGTCGGTGTGGGAGGACGAGGCCGTCACGAAGGACCCGGAGAACAAGTTCAACAAGTACTTCCGGACGAACCTGTTCGACGTGCTCAACGAGGTCAAGGACGGCATCGGCCACTTCGACGGCTTCGCGAACCCGAACCTGCCGACGCTGAACAACCTCTTCACCACCACCACCCTGACCGAGGTCTACGAGAACGGCGTCGCGCCGTCGCAGGCTCTCGAGCAGGCGCAGAAGGACCTGCAGAACCAGATCGGCCAGTAG
- a CDS encoding carbohydrate ABC transporter permease, with translation MSAPTATTTPAPSAEHGTGVPGGRRKYPLPRAMFVTIQSIFLVVIGLIVLVPLVVIFVGTFQDGGEIMRSGLRLDVDISSFRFDNYVMIFTDSGLYFRWFANSVGLTLVQVAGTLLVSSFVAYGFAMYDFKGKTAAFISVLLLMTVPFEIMMLPLYVMVNDIGLADSYSVIVIPFLAASVTIFFFRQYFMGIPKELLEAGRVDGVTEFGIFFRIVLPISRPALAAMGILNGMVTWNNFLWPLLVLRSAEKFTLPIGLNTLLTPYGNNYDLLIIGSFFSLLPVLVLFLCFQRFFVAGMTAGALKG, from the coding sequence ATGAGCGCGCCCACCGCCACGACCACGCCCGCCCCCTCGGCGGAGCACGGGACGGGCGTCCCCGGGGGCCGTCGCAAGTACCCGCTGCCCCGGGCGATGTTCGTGACGATCCAGAGCATCTTCCTCGTCGTCATCGGGCTCATCGTCCTGGTGCCGCTCGTCGTGATCTTCGTCGGCACGTTCCAGGACGGCGGCGAGATCATGCGCAGCGGCCTGCGGCTCGACGTCGACATCTCGTCGTTCCGGTTCGACAACTACGTCATGATCTTCACCGACTCGGGCCTGTACTTCCGGTGGTTCGCCAACTCGGTGGGCCTCACGCTCGTCCAGGTGGCCGGCACGCTCCTGGTCAGCTCGTTCGTCGCCTACGGCTTCGCGATGTACGACTTCAAGGGGAAGACCGCCGCGTTCATCTCGGTGCTGCTCCTCATGACCGTGCCGTTCGAGATCATGATGCTGCCGCTGTACGTCATGGTGAACGACATCGGGCTCGCGGACTCGTACAGCGTCATCGTCATCCCGTTCCTCGCGGCGTCCGTGACGATCTTCTTCTTCCGGCAGTACTTCATGGGGATCCCCAAGGAGCTGCTCGAGGCCGGCCGCGTGGACGGCGTCACCGAGTTCGGCATCTTCTTCCGGATCGTGCTGCCCATCTCGCGGCCCGCGCTGGCCGCCATGGGGATCCTCAACGGCATGGTCACGTGGAACAACTTCCTGTGGCCCTTGCTGGTGCTGCGCTCGGCGGAGAAGTTCACGCTGCCGATCGGCCTGAACACCCTGCTGACGCCGTACGGGAACAACTACGACCTGCTGATCATCGGGTCCTTCTTCTCCCTCCTGCCCGTCCTCGTGCTCTTCCTCTGCTTCCAGCGATTCTTCGTCGCCGGGATGACGGCGGGGGCGCTCAAGGGCTGA
- a CDS encoding carbohydrate ABC transporter permease has translation MAQLQERPASPGTPLGHRLKGLLYSQRLAPYFFIAPFVITLLAFWAVPLVRTFVMSTQSVMFGEAAFVGTDNFERLWHDRIFWQAMYNSARYMVLTLVILIPVPLLLAVVINARLGSDRLKNLFKASMFIPALTSVVVAGIIFRLMFAETSTGLVNQVIAWFGADPVRWLRTDLGGLVALLALATWRYTGVNILYFLSGLQSIADELYEAASIDGAGKLRQFFSITLPNIKPTMVYVTTISIYGGLAMFLESFMLYAGNSSPNNQGLTVVGYLYRRGIEENDLGYASAVGVVLLVVIMAINLTYLTLTGTFKKESR, from the coding sequence GTGGCACAGCTGCAGGAACGACCGGCGTCACCGGGCACGCCGCTCGGGCACAGGCTCAAGGGGCTGCTGTACTCGCAGCGTCTGGCCCCGTACTTCTTCATCGCCCCGTTCGTCATCACGCTGCTGGCGTTCTGGGCCGTGCCGCTCGTCCGGACCTTCGTGATGAGCACGCAGAGCGTGATGTTCGGCGAGGCCGCGTTCGTCGGCACCGACAACTTCGAGCGGCTGTGGCACGACCGGATCTTCTGGCAGGCCATGTACAACAGCGCCCGCTACATGGTGCTGACGCTCGTCATCCTCATCCCCGTCCCGCTGCTGCTCGCGGTCGTGATCAACGCCCGGCTCGGGTCGGACCGCCTGAAGAACCTCTTCAAGGCGTCGATGTTCATCCCCGCGCTGACGTCCGTCGTCGTCGCCGGCATCATCTTCCGGCTCATGTTCGCCGAGACGAGCACGGGCCTGGTCAACCAGGTCATCGCGTGGTTCGGCGCGGACCCCGTGCGGTGGCTGCGCACCGACCTCGGCGGCCTCGTCGCGCTGCTGGCACTGGCCACCTGGCGGTACACCGGCGTCAACATCCTGTACTTCCTGTCCGGCCTGCAGTCGATCGCCGACGAGCTCTACGAGGCGGCGTCGATCGACGGCGCCGGCAAGCTCCGGCAGTTCTTCTCCATCACCCTGCCGAACATCAAGCCGACGATGGTCTACGTCACGACCATCAGCATCTACGGCGGACTGGCGATGTTCCTCGAGAGCTTCATGCTCTACGCCGGCAACAGCTCCCCGAACAACCAGGGTCTGACGGTCGTCGGCTACCTGTACCGCCGCGGCATCGAGGAGAACGACCTCGGCTACGCGTCCGCCGTGGGGGTGGTCCTGCTCGTCGTGATCATGGCGATCAACCTCACCTACCTCACCCTCACCGGCACGTTCAAGAAGGAGTCCCGATGA
- a CDS encoding LacI family DNA-binding transcriptional regulator: MKVTMQDVARRAGVSNKTVSNVVNDHPHVRPETRARVQRVIAELGYRPNLSARGLRSGRTGVIGLAVPQLRQPYFAELADAVIAAAERRSLGVIIGQAGADRDHETAVLTNGLRQTDGMLFSPEHLGTEDRHLLDDVTYPLVLLGERIFGGPDDHVTMHNVEGARAAVEHLIGLGRRRIAVLGAHPDRRSGQMRPSDLRVRGYREALAVAGLPEDPRLECAVAPWLPQNGVDATRELLASGVEFDAVFALNDSLAIGALRALARAGRRVPDDVAVIGFDNIGDGRFSNPSLSSVDPGREEIAETAVAMLVERIEADPRDVRPPRLHKAAFRIVARESTGGQDDQA; this comes from the coding sequence GTGAAGGTGACGATGCAGGACGTCGCACGGCGCGCCGGCGTCTCCAACAAGACGGTCTCGAACGTCGTCAACGACCACCCCCACGTGCGCCCCGAGACGCGGGCGCGCGTGCAGCGGGTCATCGCCGAGCTGGGCTACCGGCCGAACCTGTCAGCCCGGGGCCTGCGCTCCGGCAGGACCGGCGTCATCGGGCTCGCCGTGCCGCAGCTGCGGCAGCCGTACTTCGCCGAGCTCGCGGACGCGGTGATCGCCGCCGCGGAGCGGCGCAGCCTGGGCGTGATCATCGGCCAGGCCGGCGCGGACCGTGACCACGAGACCGCCGTGCTCACGAACGGCCTGCGGCAGACCGACGGCATGCTCTTCAGTCCCGAGCACCTCGGCACCGAGGACCGCCACCTCCTCGACGACGTCACCTACCCGCTCGTGCTGCTCGGCGAGCGCATCTTCGGCGGGCCCGACGACCACGTGACCATGCACAACGTCGAGGGCGCCCGCGCGGCCGTCGAGCACCTCATCGGCCTCGGCCGACGGCGCATCGCCGTCCTCGGCGCCCACCCCGACCGGCGCAGCGGGCAGATGCGGCCGTCGGACCTGCGCGTGCGGGGCTACCGCGAGGCGCTCGCCGTGGCCGGCCTGCCGGAGGACCCGCGGCTCGAGTGCGCCGTCGCGCCCTGGCTCCCGCAGAACGGCGTGGACGCGACCCGTGAGCTGCTCGCGTCCGGCGTCGAGTTCGACGCCGTCTTCGCGCTCAACGACAGCCTCGCCATCGGTGCCCTGCGGGCGCTCGCCCGGGCCGGGCGCCGTGTGCCCGACGACGTGGCCGTCATCGGGTTCGACAACATCGGCGACGGCCGCTTCTCGAACCCCTCGCTGTCCAGCGTGGACCCGGGACGGGAGGAGATCGCCGAGACGGCCGTCGCGATGCTCGTCGAGCGCATCGAGGCCGACCCCCGGGACGTCCGCCCGCCCCGGCTCCACAAGGCCGCGTTCCGCATCGTGGCCCGCGAGTCCACGGGCGGTCAGGACGACCAGGCCTGA